A single region of the Marinobacter salinus genome encodes:
- the tkt gene encoding transketolase produces the protein MPSRKDLANAIRALSMDAVQKAKSGHPGAPMGMADIAEVLWNDYLSHNPANPQWANRDRFVLSNGHGSMLQYSLLHLSGYDVSIEDIKNFRQLHSKTPGHPEYGYTPGIETTTGPLGQGIANAVGFAIAEKAMAAQFNRPGHEIVDHYTYAFLGDGCLMEGISHEVSSLAGTLGLGKLIFFYDDNGISIDGEVDGWFTDNTPQRFESYGWQVIPAVDGHDADAIRAAIEAGRANTEQPTLICCKTVIGFGSPNKQGKESCHGAPLGDDEIALTREQLGWKYGPFEIPSEIASAWNAREKGAAAQSEWELTFAAYEKAEPELAAEFKRRMAGELPADFSEKAQAYIQECQDKGETIASRKASQNTLNAYGPLLPELMGGSADLAGSNLTIWNGTKGLTKEDASGNYIYYGVREFGMAAIMNGIALHGGFVPYGATFLIFMEYCRNAVRMAALMKQRSIFVFTHDSIGLGEDGPTHQPVEQMASLRTTPNMSMWRPADTVESAVAWKAALERKDGPTAMVFSRQGLPAQARDAQQLADVAKGAYTLSDSDGTPDLILIATGSEVGLAQDAAGKLREQGKKVRVVSMPSTDVFDAQSAEYKQQVLPLDVTNRIAIEAGIADYWYKYVGLDGRIIGMTTFGESAPAGELFKEFGFTVDNILEVAAELLEA, from the coding sequence ATGCCGTCTCGTAAAGATCTCGCCAACGCCATTCGCGCGCTGAGCATGGATGCGGTTCAGAAAGCCAAGTCCGGCCACCCGGGTGCGCCCATGGGTATGGCGGATATCGCCGAGGTTCTTTGGAATGATTACTTGAGCCACAACCCGGCCAACCCTCAGTGGGCCAACCGGGACCGCTTTGTGCTGTCCAATGGTCACGGCTCCATGCTGCAGTATTCCCTGCTGCACCTGAGCGGTTACGACGTTTCCATCGAAGACATCAAGAACTTCCGGCAGTTGCATTCCAAGACGCCGGGTCATCCTGAGTACGGCTACACTCCGGGTATTGAAACCACTACCGGCCCGCTGGGGCAGGGCATTGCCAATGCCGTTGGTTTCGCCATTGCCGAGAAGGCGATGGCTGCGCAATTTAACCGCCCTGGTCACGAAATCGTGGACCATTACACCTACGCGTTCCTGGGCGATGGCTGCCTGATGGAAGGTATCTCTCACGAAGTTTCTTCGCTGGCGGGCACCCTGGGCCTTGGCAAACTGATCTTCTTCTACGACGACAATGGCATTTCCATTGATGGCGAGGTGGACGGCTGGTTCACCGATAACACCCCGCAGCGCTTCGAGTCCTATGGCTGGCAGGTCATTCCTGCCGTTGACGGCCACGACGCCGATGCCATCCGCGCTGCTATTGAAGCCGGTCGTGCTAACACGGAGCAGCCGACACTCATCTGCTGCAAGACCGTCATCGGTTTCGGTTCCCCGAACAAACAGGGCAAGGAAAGTTGTCACGGCGCTCCGCTGGGCGACGATGAAATTGCCCTGACCCGCGAACAGCTGGGTTGGAAGTACGGGCCATTCGAGATCCCGTCCGAGATCGCTTCAGCCTGGAACGCACGTGAAAAAGGCGCAGCGGCCCAGTCCGAGTGGGAGCTGACATTCGCTGCCTACGAGAAGGCAGAACCCGAGCTGGCAGCCGAGTTCAAGCGTCGCATGGCGGGTGAACTGCCGGCTGATTTCTCCGAAAAAGCCCAGGCTTACATCCAGGAATGCCAGGACAAAGGCGAAACCATCGCCAGCCGCAAAGCTTCTCAAAACACCCTGAATGCCTACGGCCCGCTGTTGCCGGAACTGATGGGTGGCTCGGCCGACCTGGCCGGATCCAACCTGACCATCTGGAATGGCACCAAAGGCCTGACCAAGGAAGACGCCAGCGGCAACTACATCTACTACGGCGTGCGCGAGTTCGGCATGGCGGCCATCATGAACGGCATCGCCCTGCACGGTGGTTTCGTTCCTTACGGGGCGACCTTCCTGATCTTCATGGAATACTGCCGCAACGCCGTGCGCATGGCCGCCCTGATGAAGCAGCGTTCCATCTTTGTGTTCACCCATGACTCCATCGGTCTGGGCGAAGACGGCCCGACCCACCAGCCGGTTGAGCAGATGGCCAGCTTGCGTACCACGCCGAACATGAGCATGTGGCGTCCGGCCGACACCGTTGAATCTGCGGTGGCGTGGAAAGCAGCTCTTGAGCGCAAGGATGGCCCGACGGCCATGGTATTTTCCCGTCAGGGTCTGCCGGCCCAGGCGCGCGATGCCCAACAGCTGGCGGATGTGGCCAAGGGCGCCTACACCCTGTCTGACAGCGATGGCACACCGGACCTGATCCTGATCGCCACGGGCTCCGAAGTGGGTCTGGCCCAGGACGCTGCCGGCAAACTGCGTGAGCAGGGTAAGAAGGTTCGCGTGGTTTCCATGCCCTCTACCGATGTGTTCGACGCCCAGAGTGCCGAGTACAAACAGCAGGTTCTGCCGCTGGACGTGACCAACCGGATCGCTATCGAGGCGGGCATTGCCGACTACTGGTACAAGTATGTTGGCCTGGATGGTCGCATCATCGGCATGACCACGTTCGGTGAGTCCGCTCCGGCGGGTGAGCTGTTCAAGGAGTTCGGCTTCACCGTCGACAACATCCTGGAAGTGGCCGCCGAACTGCTGGAAGCCTGA
- a CDS encoding type I glyceraldehyde-3-phosphate dehydrogenase, which translates to MTDSAPFRIAINGYGRIGQCVLRALYENGFRDRLQVVAINELSNIDTISHLTRYDSTHGRFRGEIAVHGPDLIVNGDAIRVLRHPDPADLPWGLLDVDLVLECSGAYSDRATAERHIQAGAKRLLFSQPAESDVDRTVVYGINDGDLSGEDTIVAAGSCTTNCLVPLIRELDRAFGVEQGSTTTIHAAMNDQPVIDAYHHQDLRRTRSALHNIVPVDTGLARGIERLLPQMEGKFSSVAMRVPTMNVSAIDMVVNVRQATDVEAVNRLLKEAATGPLKGILGYTDELLASSDFNHDAHSGIVDGGLTRVTGGTMVKVLCWFDNEWGFANRMLDVSNSWLAK; encoded by the coding sequence ATGACAGACTCCGCGCCCTTTCGCATTGCCATAAACGGGTATGGCCGGATCGGCCAGTGCGTGCTGCGTGCGTTGTACGAGAACGGTTTTCGCGACCGCCTGCAGGTGGTCGCGATTAATGAACTTTCGAATATCGACACCATTTCGCACCTCACCCGTTATGACTCCACCCACGGTCGGTTCCGGGGCGAGATTGCAGTGCATGGGCCGGATCTGATTGTGAACGGTGATGCCATCCGGGTGCTCCGCCATCCAGATCCGGCGGACCTGCCCTGGGGCCTTCTGGATGTAGACCTGGTGCTGGAATGCTCCGGTGCCTATTCAGACCGGGCCACGGCGGAGCGGCACATTCAGGCAGGCGCAAAACGCCTGCTGTTTTCCCAGCCTGCCGAATCGGATGTGGATCGCACGGTTGTCTATGGCATCAATGACGGTGACCTGAGCGGTGAAGACACCATCGTCGCAGCCGGTTCCTGCACCACCAATTGCCTGGTGCCGCTCATTCGTGAGCTGGACCGGGCCTTCGGCGTGGAGCAGGGCAGTACCACCACCATCCACGCGGCCATGAACGACCAGCCGGTTATCGACGCCTACCACCATCAGGATCTGCGCCGAACCCGGAGTGCGCTCCACAACATCGTGCCGGTGGACACCGGGCTCGCCCGAGGCATTGAGAGGCTGCTACCTCAAATGGAAGGTAAGTTCAGCTCTGTGGCCATGCGGGTGCCGACCATGAACGTCTCGGCGATCGATATGGTGGTCAATGTACGGCAGGCTACCGACGTGGAAGCCGTTAACAGGCTTTTAAAAGAGGCCGCCACTGGCCCGTTGAAAGGTATTCTCGGCTACACCGATGAACTGCTGGCCAGCTCCGATTTCAATCATGACGCCCACTCCGGCATTGTGGACGGAGGCCTGACCCGGGTAACCGGCGGCACTATGGTGAAAGTCCTGTGCTGGTTTGATAACGAATGGGGCTTCGCGAATCGCATGCTCGATGTCAGCAACAGCTGGTTAGCCAAATAA
- a CDS encoding phosphoglycerate kinase — protein sequence MAIKKMTDLNLAGKRVLIREDLNVPVKDGKVTSDARIRASLPTIKAARDAGARVMLMSHLGRPEEGVYDEASSMKPVAEHLTKVLGQDVRLIKDYLDGVEVADGEVVLFENVRFNKGEKKDNEDLAKKYAALCDVYVMDAFGTAHRAQASTHGVAKFAPEACAGPLLAAELDALGKALDNPAKPVVAIVGGSKVSTKLDVLNALENVCDQIIVGGGIANTFLAAAGHPVGKSLCEHDLVDTAREIASRVQIPLPVDVVVASEFAETATATTKSISDVSDDDMILDVGPETAGKFADLLKNAKTILWNGPVGVFEFDQFGNGTKALAQAIAESDAFSLAGGGDTVAAVDKYGVADKISYISTGGGAFLEFVEGKTLPAVAVLEERGA from the coding sequence ATGGCCATCAAGAAAATGACCGACCTCAACCTCGCCGGCAAGCGAGTGCTGATCCGCGAAGACCTGAACGTGCCGGTCAAGGACGGCAAGGTGACCAGCGATGCTCGTATCCGGGCCTCACTACCCACTATCAAGGCAGCCAGAGATGCCGGCGCCAGGGTAATGCTGATGTCCCATCTGGGCCGCCCTGAAGAAGGTGTATACGACGAAGCCTCCTCCATGAAACCCGTCGCCGAACACCTGACCAAGGTATTGGGTCAGGACGTGCGTCTGATCAAGGATTACCTGGACGGCGTTGAAGTGGCAGACGGTGAAGTCGTCCTGTTTGAAAACGTTCGCTTCAATAAAGGCGAAAAGAAAGATAACGAAGACCTCGCAAAAAAATATGCTGCCCTTTGCGATGTCTATGTGATGGACGCTTTCGGCACCGCTCACCGGGCCCAGGCCTCTACCCACGGTGTCGCAAAATTTGCTCCCGAAGCCTGTGCCGGTCCGCTGCTGGCGGCCGAGCTGGATGCCTTGGGCAAGGCCCTCGATAATCCGGCAAAACCGGTCGTTGCCATCGTCGGCGGCTCCAAGGTTTCCACCAAGCTCGACGTCCTGAATGCACTGGAAAACGTCTGCGACCAGATTATCGTCGGCGGCGGTATCGCCAACACCTTCCTGGCTGCAGCCGGTCACCCGGTCGGCAAATCCCTGTGTGAGCACGACCTCGTCGACACCGCCAGGGAGATTGCCTCCCGCGTACAAATCCCTCTGCCGGTCGACGTTGTGGTCGCCAGCGAATTTGCGGAAACCGCTACCGCCACCACCAAGAGTATCTCGGACGTCAGCGATGACGACATGATCCTCGACGTCGGCCCGGAAACTGCCGGCAAGTTCGCCGATCTGCTGAAAAACGCCAAGACCATTCTCTGGAATGGCCCGGTCGGCGTCTTCGAATTTGACCAGTTCGGTAACGGCACCAAAGCGCTCGCTCAGGCCATTGCCGAAAGCGACGCCTTTTCCCTGGCCGGAGGCGGTGACACTGTCGCCGCCGTTGACAAGTACGGTGTTGCTGACAAAATCTCGTATATCTCCACCGGCGGTGGCGCGTTCCTCGAATTCGTGGAAGGCAAAACGCTCCCGGCTGTAGCCGTGCTGGAAGAACGCGGCGCGTAA
- the fba gene encoding class II fructose-bisphosphate aldolase (catalyzes the reversible aldol condensation of dihydroxyacetonephosphate and glyceraldehyde 3-phosphate in the Calvin cycle, glycolysis, and/or gluconeogenesis) gives MALISMRQMLDHAAEHGYGVPAFNVNNLEQMRAIMEAADKTDSPVIVQASAGARKYAGAPFLRHLILAAVEEFPHIPVVMHQDHGTSPSVCQRSIQLGFSSVMMDGSLGEDGKTPTDYDYNVDVTRRTVEMAHACGVSVEGELGCLGSLETGQAGEEDGIGAEGTLDHSQMLTDPEEAADFVKKTHVDALAIAIGTSHGAYKFTRPPTGDILAIDQIKAIHARIPDTHLVMHGSSSVPQEWLKIINDYGGEIPETYGVPVDEIVEGIKHGVRKVNIDTDLRLASTGAVRRFLAENPAEFDPRKFLKETMKAMTEVCVARYEAFGCAGNASKIKPVNLERMFERYASGELDPKVK, from the coding sequence ATGGCCCTGATTTCGATGCGGCAAATGCTGGATCACGCCGCCGAGCATGGTTACGGTGTACCAGCCTTTAACGTGAACAACCTGGAACAGATGCGCGCCATCATGGAAGCCGCCGACAAAACCGATTCCCCGGTGATTGTCCAGGCCTCCGCCGGAGCCCGTAAATACGCTGGCGCGCCCTTCCTGCGCCACCTGATCCTTGCGGCCGTTGAGGAGTTTCCTCACATTCCGGTGGTTATGCACCAGGATCACGGCACCAGCCCCTCTGTTTGCCAGCGCTCCATCCAGCTGGGCTTCAGCTCCGTGATGATGGACGGCTCCCTCGGTGAAGATGGTAAAACCCCCACCGACTACGACTATAACGTCGACGTTACCCGTCGCACCGTTGAAATGGCGCACGCCTGTGGTGTTTCCGTAGAGGGTGAGCTGGGTTGCCTGGGCTCTCTCGAAACCGGCCAGGCCGGCGAAGAAGACGGTATTGGCGCCGAAGGTACCCTGGACCACAGCCAGATGCTGACGGACCCGGAAGAAGCGGCGGACTTCGTCAAGAAAACCCACGTGGACGCCCTGGCTATCGCCATTGGTACCAGCCATGGTGCCTACAAGTTCACTCGCCCGCCCACGGGCGACATCCTGGCCATCGACCAGATCAAAGCCATTCACGCCCGCATTCCGGATACTCATCTGGTCATGCACGGCTCCAGCTCCGTGCCCCAGGAGTGGCTGAAGATCATCAATGACTATGGCGGTGAAATTCCGGAGACCTACGGCGTTCCGGTTGATGAAATTGTTGAAGGTATCAAGCATGGCGTTCGCAAGGTCAATATCGATACCGACCTGCGTCTTGCCAGCACCGGTGCCGTTCGTCGCTTCCTGGCCGAGAATCCGGCGGAGTTTGACCCGCGCAAATTCCTGAAGGAAACCATGAAGGCGATGACCGAGGTATGCGTGGCACGCTACGAAGCCTTCGGTTGTGCCGGCAACGCCAGCAAGATCAAGCCGGTTAACCTTGAGCGTATGTTTGAGCGTTACGCCTCCGGCGAGCTGGACCCGAAGGTAAAATAA
- a CDS encoding DnaJ C-terminal domain-containing protein: protein MDFKDYYAVLGVSESASPEEIKKAYRKLARKYHPDVSKEEDSDEKFKDLGEAYEVLKDPEKRAEYDQLRKYGARADGSFEPPPGWQSASGFGGGGYTEADAGQFSDFFEQIFGGGRRGGFSGGGFGDAGGGFRQSMRMRGEDVHARIALFLEEVFHGCEKQVSFTVHEADEHGRVIPRKKTLKVKIPGGMREGQHLRLKGQGSPGIGGGEAGDLLLEIELAPHPTFAVEGRDILVTVPIAPWEAALGASVTVPTVDSKVSVKVPKGSSSGRKLRLKGKGFPGKHPGDQIVILQIAMPEQHSPEAEKLYEQLAEAEKNFNPRSKLHV, encoded by the coding sequence ATGGACTTCAAAGACTATTACGCCGTACTGGGTGTGAGTGAGTCTGCCTCCCCCGAGGAGATCAAAAAAGCCTACCGGAAGCTTGCCCGCAAATACCATCCGGATGTCAGTAAAGAGGAAGATTCGGATGAAAAATTCAAGGATCTGGGCGAGGCCTACGAGGTACTGAAAGACCCCGAAAAACGCGCCGAATACGATCAGCTACGAAAATACGGTGCCCGGGCGGACGGATCTTTCGAGCCACCACCCGGTTGGCAGAGTGCATCCGGATTCGGTGGTGGAGGCTACACCGAGGCCGATGCGGGCCAGTTCAGTGATTTTTTCGAGCAGATCTTTGGTGGTGGTCGCCGAGGTGGCTTTAGCGGCGGGGGATTTGGTGACGCTGGTGGCGGCTTTCGCCAGAGCATGCGTATGCGCGGGGAAGACGTTCACGCCCGCATTGCCCTGTTTCTGGAGGAGGTTTTCCACGGCTGTGAAAAACAGGTCTCTTTCACCGTACACGAAGCCGATGAGCATGGTCGTGTAATCCCGCGTAAGAAAACGCTGAAAGTCAAAATTCCCGGCGGTATGAGGGAAGGTCAGCACCTGCGCCTGAAAGGCCAGGGGTCGCCCGGTATTGGCGGCGGCGAGGCCGGAGACCTGCTGTTGGAAATCGAGCTGGCACCTCATCCGACCTTCGCCGTGGAAGGCCGGGATATTCTGGTGACTGTGCCCATCGCCCCGTGGGAGGCGGCCCTTGGCGCATCGGTTACCGTGCCCACGGTGGACTCGAAGGTGAGCGTGAAGGTACCCAAAGGGTCTTCAAGTGGCCGCAAACTCCGGCTCAAAGGCAAGGGCTTCCCCGGCAAACATCCGGGTGATCAGATTGTTATCCTGCAGATTGCCATGCCCGAGCAGCACAGCCCGGAGGCCGAGAAGCTCTACGAGCAATTGGCCGAGGCAGAGAAAAACTTCAATCCACGCAGCAAGCTTCACGTGTGA
- a CDS encoding chaperone modulator CbpM — translation MSNKDHILMVEVFDQDGTTFTLREICERGECHAEFVIKLVDYGIIAPLEDSPEARQWHFDVAALSRLRKAQRLQRDLKMNLPGLAMSLELLDEVEEMRREVARLNHRVRQLMGE, via the coding sequence ATGAGCAATAAAGATCATATTTTGATGGTAGAGGTGTTCGATCAGGATGGCACCACCTTCACCCTGCGTGAAATCTGCGAGCGCGGAGAGTGCCATGCCGAGTTCGTCATCAAGCTGGTGGACTACGGGATCATTGCGCCGCTGGAGGATTCACCGGAGGCCCGGCAATGGCACTTCGATGTTGCCGCCCTCAGCCGGTTGCGCAAGGCCCAGAGGCTACAGCGGGACCTGAAAATGAATCTGCCCGGTCTGGCAATGTCTCTCGAATTGCTCGATGAGGTTGAGGAAATGCGCCGGGAAGTAGCCCGGCTTAATCACCGGGTCAGGCAATTAATGGGGGAGTAG
- a CDS encoding DUF6435 family protein, with protein MLGFLKGDPKKKLQKEYEAKLAKALGAQRNGDLRTHGTLMEEAEKIYAEIQALEEKK; from the coding sequence ATGCTGGGATTTTTGAAAGGCGATCCGAAGAAAAAACTGCAGAAGGAATACGAGGCGAAACTCGCCAAAGCACTGGGTGCCCAGCGCAACGGCGATTTGAGGACTCATGGAACCCTCATGGAGGAGGCGGAGAAGATCTACGCCGAGATTCAGGCGTTGGAAGAAAAGAAATAA
- a CDS encoding DUF5666 domain-containing protein, translated as MKRKPLAIAVKLVMTGALAGVLAACGGSGSGDSTAIGTSSGTSVGAVSGFGSVYVNGTRFATNGTVKSDDGFEREAELEKGMIVKISGNWDDSGNGEATEIEYDDTLRGPLQNASWDEVANTGELTIAGMTVILDGQTVFRGATATELATDPTAYRVRISAWPLANGSFRASFVGAVEASSGIRFDDEHEVEVKGVVTDHSPGVQTFTINGLLVDYTSAVADDDFALDLIENGMGVEVEGSLEGGVLIAQKIDDEDDILGLAGTVEIQGAIQGDYDSSTRQFMVNGITVQVANTEFEDGLREADLADGLLVKVEGTVNDQNLLVAREIEPRDGDAEVEALIESIDRTNETLVVGGVQVALTTSTIIEDDDDDSRLRTTDLESLAVGDYLEIEGRFRTELNTLEAVSVERDDVDSEFEMDGRVTANTGSSITVLGVELLAGSLGSLSQFDVGTAVEVSYLKTSGGGYIVTQIELENDDG; from the coding sequence ATGAAGCGCAAACCTTTAGCAATAGCAGTCAAGTTGGTAATGACCGGGGCCCTGGCCGGTGTTCTTGCAGCTTGTGGTGGCAGTGGCTCAGGAGATTCCACGGCGATCGGAACCTCATCCGGCACCAGCGTTGGTGCGGTATCCGGCTTTGGCAGTGTCTATGTCAACGGTACCCGCTTCGCTACCAATGGCACCGTGAAAAGCGACGATGGTTTCGAGCGGGAGGCTGAACTTGAAAAAGGCATGATTGTAAAAATCAGTGGCAACTGGGATGACAGTGGCAACGGAGAGGCGACAGAGATTGAATACGACGATACGCTTCGCGGCCCTTTACAGAACGCCTCTTGGGACGAGGTGGCGAATACTGGTGAGTTGACCATTGCAGGAATGACGGTGATTCTCGATGGCCAGACAGTCTTTCGGGGAGCTACAGCCACTGAGTTGGCGACTGATCCCACCGCTTACCGGGTTCGGATAAGTGCATGGCCGCTTGCAAATGGGTCGTTCCGTGCCAGTTTTGTCGGCGCGGTTGAGGCCAGCAGCGGCATTCGTTTTGACGACGAGCACGAAGTTGAAGTTAAAGGAGTGGTCACCGATCATTCGCCAGGTGTTCAGACATTTACCATCAACGGTCTTTTGGTGGATTACACAAGCGCGGTTGCAGATGATGATTTCGCACTCGACCTTATTGAAAACGGGATGGGCGTAGAAGTTGAAGGTTCCCTGGAAGGGGGTGTGTTGATTGCCCAGAAGATTGATGACGAGGACGACATACTGGGCCTTGCCGGAACCGTAGAGATTCAGGGGGCCATCCAGGGAGATTACGACAGTTCCACCCGTCAGTTCATGGTAAACGGTATCACGGTCCAGGTTGCGAACACGGAATTTGAAGATGGACTGCGAGAAGCGGATCTGGCTGACGGTTTGCTTGTAAAGGTTGAAGGCACCGTTAACGACCAGAACCTTCTGGTGGCCCGTGAGATCGAGCCCCGCGATGGCGATGCCGAGGTAGAGGCCCTGATTGAATCGATCGACCGGACCAATGAAACCCTGGTCGTCGGTGGCGTTCAGGTTGCCCTGACCACAAGCACAATCATTGAGGACGATGACGATGATAGTCGCCTCCGGACCACGGATCTGGAATCGCTGGCTGTCGGCGACTATCTGGAGATCGAGGGTCGGTTCCGCACCGAGCTCAATACTCTTGAAGCAGTAAGCGTTGAGCGTGATGACGTGGACAGCGAGTTTGAAATGGATGGCAGGGTAACAGCCAACACCGGCAGCTCAATTACCGTCCTGGGCGTGGAACTGCTGGCAGGTAGTCTCGGCAGCCTTAGTCAGTTTGATGTTGGCACTGCCGTAGAGGTGAGTTACCTCAAAACCAGCGGTGGTGGCTACATAGTCACGCAAATTGAACTGGAAAATGACGACGGCTGA
- a CDS encoding DUF6502 family protein encodes MKKSNPLHQALFRILRPLARLLLRNGIPFGEFSELVKRAYVEAALEDFTDGRRKPTDSRAAVMTGLTRKEVKRQREILAGEDAGARDVLHTNRASRVVSGWVHDFAFQAKDGEPAMLAFDGPGSFSELVRRYSGDMPPRAVLDELLRVGVVAVDQNSGKLVLRQRAYVPAGDSEEMLQIFGEDVSDLIATIDHNLGSRDVDQQPLFQRTLTYNNIPPEILDQWREYAGSESQALLEKLDTWLGPHDRDISGQQANGDSGESVRTGVSIFYFEDPNRTGS; translated from the coding sequence ATGAAAAAGTCCAACCCCCTGCATCAAGCGCTGTTTCGCATTCTGCGTCCTTTGGCGAGGTTGCTGTTGAGGAACGGCATTCCCTTCGGGGAGTTCTCCGAGCTGGTGAAGCGTGCATACGTGGAAGCCGCCCTGGAGGATTTTACCGACGGCCGGCGAAAGCCTACGGATTCCCGCGCGGCGGTGATGACCGGGCTGACCCGCAAGGAAGTAAAGCGCCAACGGGAGATCCTGGCAGGGGAAGATGCCGGAGCACGAGATGTGCTTCATACCAATCGGGCGTCCCGGGTGGTGTCGGGTTGGGTTCACGACTTTGCCTTCCAGGCCAAAGACGGAGAGCCAGCCATGCTGGCTTTTGACGGACCGGGGAGTTTCAGCGAACTGGTCAGGCGTTACAGCGGTGACATGCCGCCCCGTGCCGTGCTGGATGAACTGCTTCGGGTAGGTGTGGTGGCAGTTGACCAAAACTCCGGCAAGCTGGTTCTGCGACAGCGAGCTTATGTGCCTGCCGGTGACAGCGAAGAGATGCTCCAGATCTTCGGTGAGGATGTATCGGATCTCATTGCAACTATTGATCATAATCTGGGTAGCCGTGACGTGGATCAGCAACCACTTTTCCAGCGCACGCTAACCTATAACAACATTCCTCCGGAAATCCTGGATCAATGGCGAGAATATGCCGGGAGCGAATCCCAGGCCCTCCTGGAAAAACTTGATACCTGGCTGGGCCCCCACGATCGGGACATTTCTGGCCAGCAGGCAAATGGAGACTCCGGAGAATCGGTCAGGACAGGGGTCAGTATTTTCTATTTCGAAGACCCAAATCGGACAGGGAGCTGA
- a CDS encoding DUF5666 domain-containing protein, protein MTLFQNRVAGIIAGPLVLGVISACGGGSVGVDIADGGIRGTGSSVGPVSGFGSVFVNGVEFFTDEILNQRVDSNDGVETEGDLQEGMILRVNGEWQPDGTGTAESMEYDDSLRGTVSNPVLDVAGERLDFTIHNQPVFADLQTVFKGTTFTTLASGEFVRVSAWRQADGGYRASFVGAAPASIGADPVEVEGPVDANSAQSGQFTMNGLVIEYDTTDFGEGLSSSDLTEGRYLEVEGGMVGGVLVATQIQQDDFRRYQADGEDIELSGPVSSSYDPADESFTLNGLTIVVTDSTEFDQVTREGLVEGLLVQVEGDFVSGSVVQATEIELREGNAEIKGPIDPGTLPAEGQFEVGGVIVRTTSSTTITDDESESRLTLTDLVSSAGTVLVEVAGLERQDGSGTTYIDAIKIESEGPDDGVDSSFELAGELQAIDGFSITVLGVKMDANDGAFDGVSRTSLQNLLASGAPVYIEVVYTTSSVGTGYVATEIELEE, encoded by the coding sequence ATGACACTCTTCCAAAATCGTGTTGCGGGAATAATAGCCGGCCCGCTGGTATTGGGTGTAATTTCCGCCTGCGGAGGAGGCAGTGTGGGGGTTGATATTGCCGATGGCGGAATCCGTGGCACTGGCTCCAGCGTGGGACCGGTTTCCGGTTTCGGAAGTGTGTTCGTAAACGGCGTTGAGTTCTTTACAGATGAGATCCTCAATCAGAGGGTGGATAGCAATGACGGGGTCGAGACTGAGGGCGACCTTCAGGAAGGCATGATTCTCCGGGTGAATGGAGAGTGGCAGCCCGATGGAACCGGCACGGCCGAGTCCATGGAATACGACGATAGCCTTCGGGGTACGGTATCGAACCCGGTGCTGGATGTTGCCGGTGAGCGGCTCGACTTTACTATCCACAATCAGCCCGTCTTTGCCGACCTGCAAACGGTTTTCAAGGGCACAACATTTACGACCCTCGCGTCGGGTGAGTTTGTTCGGGTCAGTGCCTGGCGGCAGGCGGACGGCGGTTATCGGGCGAGTTTTGTCGGCGCCGCACCGGCATCCATCGGTGCTGATCCGGTGGAAGTGGAAGGTCCTGTAGATGCGAACTCTGCTCAGTCCGGCCAGTTCACCATGAACGGCCTGGTGATTGAATATGACACCACCGATTTCGGTGAAGGTCTTTCATCTTCAGACCTTACCGAGGGACGCTACCTGGAGGTCGAGGGCGGCATGGTCGGAGGCGTGCTTGTCGCGACTCAAATCCAACAGGATGATTTCCGTCGTTATCAGGCAGACGGTGAGGATATCGAACTGTCCGGCCCCGTTTCATCCAGCTACGATCCTGCCGATGAGTCTTTCACCCTGAACGGTCTGACCATCGTCGTTACTGATAGCACCGAATTTGATCAGGTCACCCGCGAGGGTCTGGTTGAAGGTCTTTTGGTTCAGGTCGAAGGAGACTTCGTGTCCGGGTCGGTGGTGCAGGCGACCGAGATTGAGCTGCGGGAGGGCAATGCCGAGATTAAAGGGCCTATTGATCCGGGCACGTTGCCGGCTGAAGGCCAGTTCGAAGTTGGCGGAGTCATCGTCAGAACCACGTCAAGCACAACTATTACTGATGACGAAAGCGAAAGCAGGCTGACACTGACAGACCTGGTATCGAGTGCCGGCACGGTGCTGGTGGAGGTTGCCGGACTGGAACGCCAGGATGGCTCTGGCACTACCTACATTGATGCGATCAAGATCGAGAGCGAGGGGCCCGATGACGGCGTTGACAGCAGCTTCGAGCTTGCGGGTGAGTTACAGGCCATAGATGGATTCTCTATTACGGTTCTCGGTGTGAAAATGGACGCGAACGACGGCGCGTTTGATGGTGTTTCCAGAACGAGCCTGCAAAACCTGTTAGCCTCCGGCGCTCCTGTTTACATTGAAGTGGTCTATACGACCAGCTCTGTCGGAACCGGATACGTCGCGACCGAGATAGAACTCGAAGAATAG